The Paraburkholderia acidisoli genome contains a region encoding:
- a CDS encoding S49 family peptidase, producing the protein MSDLQNPDPNEPRAASSDRRAAAPATPGWEREALERIALAAIKEQRAARRWRIFFRFAFLAVLIVIAWGVFDFSGARVEGGGRHTALVSLDGEISADTPANADDIVNALDSAFDDEGTAGVILHIDSPGGSPVQAGIINDEIGRLRKKYPAIPLYVVVGDMCASGGYYVAAAADKIYVNKASIVGSIGVLMDSFGFTGLMDKLGVERRLRTSGENKGFYDPFSPDTPKMDAHAQEMLDQIHQQFIDAVKAGRGQRLKDSPDLFSGLFWTGQKSVELGLADGFGDTDYVARDVIKAPDIVDYTVKQGITERVAKRFGASIGSAAVHSLVEGGKFSLR; encoded by the coding sequence ATGTCCGACCTTCAGAATCCTGATCCGAACGAGCCGCGCGCGGCCTCGTCAGACCGCCGCGCCGCTGCGCCCGCCACGCCTGGCTGGGAACGCGAGGCGCTCGAACGCATCGCGCTGGCCGCCATCAAGGAACAGCGCGCCGCGCGGCGCTGGCGCATCTTCTTCCGTTTCGCGTTTCTCGCGGTGCTCATCGTCATCGCGTGGGGCGTGTTCGACTTCTCGGGCGCGCGCGTCGAGGGCGGCGGCCGCCACACGGCGCTCGTTTCGCTCGACGGCGAGATTTCCGCCGATACCCCCGCGAACGCCGACGACATCGTCAACGCGCTCGACAGCGCCTTCGACGACGAGGGCACGGCGGGCGTGATCCTGCACATCGACAGCCCCGGCGGCAGCCCGGTGCAGGCCGGCATCATCAACGACGAAATCGGCCGTCTGCGCAAGAAATATCCGGCGATCCCGCTTTACGTGGTCGTCGGCGACATGTGCGCTTCGGGCGGCTACTACGTCGCGGCCGCCGCCGACAAGATCTACGTGAACAAGGCGAGCATCGTCGGCTCGATCGGCGTGCTGATGGACAGCTTCGGCTTCACCGGCCTGATGGACAAGCTCGGCGTCGAGCGGCGCCTGCGCACTTCGGGCGAGAACAAGGGCTTCTACGACCCGTTCTCGCCGGACACGCCCAAGATGGACGCGCATGCGCAGGAAATGCTCGACCAGATCCACCAGCAGTTCATCGACGCCGTGAAGGCCGGCCGCGGCCAGCGTCTGAAGGACTCGCCGGATCTGTTCTCGGGGCTGTTCTGGACCGGCCAGAAGAGCGTGGAACTGGGCCTCGCCGACGGTTTCGGCGACACCGACTACGTGGCGCGCGACGTCATCAAGGCGCCCGACATCGTCGATTACACGGTCAAGCAAGGCATCACGGAACGCGTGGCGAAGCGCTTCGGCGCGAGCATCGGCTCGGCGGCCGTGCATTCGCTGGTCGAGGGCGGGAAGTTCTCGCTGCGGTGA
- a CDS encoding Rieske (2Fe-2S) protein produces MSETHAPVRVCAAAELVDGGAGQRLNATYAGGDAVVFFVRYAGEAYGYLNRCAHVPMELDWVEGQFFESSGLYLMCATHGAIYQPETGKCVGGPCRGGRLRPVRVEERDTPEGRAVFWLPDDDLRPKSP; encoded by the coding sequence ATGAGCGAGACGCACGCTCCCGTGCGCGTTTGCGCCGCCGCTGAACTTGTCGATGGCGGCGCGGGCCAGCGCCTGAACGCCACCTACGCGGGCGGCGACGCGGTCGTGTTTTTCGTGCGCTATGCGGGCGAGGCCTACGGCTATCTGAACCGCTGCGCGCACGTGCCCATGGAACTCGACTGGGTCGAAGGCCAGTTCTTCGAGTCGTCGGGGCTCTATCTGATGTGCGCGACGCACGGCGCGATCTACCAGCCGGAGACCGGCAAGTGTGTGGGCGGACCGTGCCGCGGCGGCCGTTTGCGCCCCGTGCGCGTCGAGGAACGGGACACGCCGGAGGGCCGTGCGGTATTCTGGCTGCCCGACGACGATTTGCGTCCCAAATCGCCCTGA
- a CDS encoding HAD-IIIA family hydrolase: MAREQFDLIVFDWDGTLMDSTAHITRSIQAACRDLGLPVPGDEAASYVIGLGLREALQIAAPTLDPSDYPRLVERYRIHYLLKDQETELFAGVREMLAELRDTGYLLAVATGKSRVGLNRALAESHLTSLFDGTRCADETFSKPHPAMLQELTRELGQDLGRTVMIGDTTHDLQMAINAGVAGVGVAYGAHASAALEKLEPRFVAPNVDALAGWLREHA, translated from the coding sequence ATGGCCCGAGAGCAATTTGACCTGATTGTGTTCGACTGGGACGGCACCCTGATGGATTCGACCGCCCATATCACACGCAGCATCCAGGCGGCCTGCCGCGACCTGGGACTGCCCGTGCCCGGCGACGAGGCTGCGAGCTACGTGATCGGCCTCGGTTTGCGCGAGGCCTTGCAGATCGCCGCGCCCACGCTCGATCCGTCCGATTATCCGCGGCTCGTCGAGCGCTATCGCATTCACTATCTGCTGAAGGATCAGGAAACCGAGCTGTTCGCGGGCGTGCGCGAGATGCTGGCGGAACTGCGCGACACCGGCTATCTGCTGGCCGTGGCCACGGGCAAGAGCCGCGTGGGGCTGAACCGCGCGCTCGCCGAGTCGCATCTCACGAGTCTGTTCGACGGGACGCGCTGTGCCGACGAAACCTTCTCGAAGCCGCATCCGGCCATGCTCCAGGAGCTCACGCGGGAACTGGGGCAGGATCTCGGCCGCACGGTCATGATCGGCGATACGACCCACGACCTGCAGATGGCGATCAACGCGGGCGTGGCGGGCGTGGGCGTGGCGTACGGCGCGCACGCTTCGGCGGCGCTCGAAAAGCTCGAGCCGCGCTTCGTCGCGCCGAACGTCGACGCATTGGCCGGCTGGCTGCGGGAGCACGCATGA
- a CDS encoding RluA family pseudouridine synthase: protein MKGLGKTSQNQVASDQVSFVEIDDGAAGQRIDNFLVRVCKGVPKSHIYRILRSGEVRVNKGRIDAQYRLELGDIVRVPPIRIAQPNETAAAAPVPPAEFPVLFEDDALLVIDKPAGVAVHGGSGVAFGVIEQLRQARPEGRFLELVHRLDRETSGVLMLAKKRSALVGLHAQIRDNQTDKRYFACVHGDWAADWGRRRAVKEPLHKYLTPEGERRVRVQEDGMPSHTVFNLVDRWPDYALLEAELKTGRTHQIRVHLAHLGLPIVGDAKYGDFALNKALARNGAQPGIKRMFLHAHRLKLAHPLTGETLQFEAPLPADCRAFVNALKAQREAARGDESGEDGVS from the coding sequence ATGAAAGGGTTAGGCAAAACATCCCAGAATCAGGTCGCAAGTGACCAGGTTTCTTTCGTGGAAATCGACGATGGCGCGGCCGGTCAGCGCATCGACAATTTCCTCGTGCGCGTCTGCAAGGGCGTGCCGAAAAGCCACATCTACCGCATCCTGCGCAGCGGGGAAGTGCGTGTGAACAAGGGTCGGATCGACGCGCAATACCGGCTCGAACTCGGCGACATCGTGCGCGTGCCGCCCATCCGCATCGCGCAGCCGAACGAAACGGCGGCCGCCGCGCCGGTGCCGCCCGCCGAGTTTCCGGTGTTGTTCGAAGACGACGCCTTGCTCGTCATCGACAAACCGGCCGGCGTGGCCGTGCACGGCGGCAGCGGCGTGGCGTTCGGCGTGATCGAGCAGTTGCGCCAGGCGCGCCCGGAAGGGCGCTTTCTCGAACTCGTGCACCGGCTCGATCGTGAAACCTCGGGCGTGCTCATGCTCGCCAAGAAGCGTTCGGCGCTCGTGGGCCTGCACGCGCAAATCCGCGACAACCAGACCGATAAACGCTATTTCGCCTGCGTGCACGGCGATTGGGCCGCCGACTGGGGCCGCCGCCGCGCGGTCAAGGAACCGTTGCACAAGTATCTGACCCCGGAAGGCGAGCGGCGCGTGCGCGTGCAGGAAGACGGCATGCCGTCGCACACCGTGTTCAATCTCGTCGACCGCTGGCCGGACTACGCGTTGCTCGAAGCCGAACTCAAGACGGGCCGCACGCACCAGATTCGCGTGCATCTCGCGCATCTGGGGCTGCCCATCGTCGGCGACGCCAAATACGGCGACTTCGCCCTCAACAAGGCGCTCGCCCGCAACGGCGCGCAGCCTGGCATCAAGCGCATGTTCCTGCACGCGCACCGGCTCAAGCTCGCGCATCCGCTCACGGGCGAGACGCTGCAGTTCGAGGCGCCGCTGCCGGCCGACTGCCGCGCGTTCGTCAACGCGCTGAAGGCCCAGCGCGAGGCGGCTCGGGGCGACGAGTCCGGCGAGGATGGCGTGTCGTGA